One genomic segment of Nothobranchius furzeri strain GRZ-AD chromosome 10, NfurGRZ-RIMD1, whole genome shotgun sequence includes these proteins:
- the ypel1 gene encoding protein yippee-like 1 isoform X2 yields the protein MTFWSKQTYGSVKILQCFLQTPAAAAEKQIFSAGCFGVRGGRRPSVFGPDFFPVVSVWSVPHTHSTTTTAFACIFQCFFCQQVQQSCNSSSASPDTSEEPCPTDMVKMTKSKTFQAYLPSCHRTYSCIHCRAHLANHDELISKEENFLLRSGSDCAAENSDVRWEEEDNFQLVKYKHDIK from the exons ATGACTTTTTGGTCTAAGCAGACTTATGGAAGCGTGAAGATCCTGCAGTGTTTTTTACAAACTCCTGCAGCTGCAGCGGAGAAACAGATTTTCTCAGCGGGTTGTTTTGGTGTCCGTGGGGGGAGAAGGCCAAGTGTCTTTGG GCCTGATTTTTTTCCTGTGGTGTCTGTGTGGAGCGTACCACACACCCACTCCACAACAACGACGGCTTTTGCCTGCATCTTCCAGTGTTTCTTCTGTCAGCAAGTCCAGCAGAGCTGCAACTCTTCCAGTGCCAGCCCTGACACCAGCGAGGAGCCCTGCCCCACTGACATGGTGAAGATGACCAAGTCCAAGACCTTCCAGGCTTACCTGCCATCCTGCCATCGCACCTACAGCTGCATCCACTGCCGGGCACACCTGGCCAACCACGACGAGCTCATCTCAAAG GAAGAGAACTTTCTGCTGCGCTCCGGCTCGGATTGTGCCGCAGAGAACTCCGATGTGAGATGGGAAGAGGAGGACAACTTTCAGCTCGTGAAGTATAAGCATGACATCAAATGA